The Gracilimonas sediminicola sequence ATGGGAATTTATGATAACCCCGATGATACCGGCGACGTCAATCACTTCCAGGCGCTTACCACCGCTCTTTCAGCAACCGTAGGTATTGGTAATATTGCCGGTGTTGCTATTGCCATCCATTATGGTGGGCCCGGTGCTCTTTTTTGGATGTGGGTTACCGCTTTCTTTGGTATGGCCATTAAATACACGGAATGTACACTTGCTGTTAAATACCGAATTCAAAATGCCGATGGCTCCGTATCCGGTGGTCCTATGTATTATATAGAAAAAGGACTCGGCTCCAACTGGAAATGGCTGGCCGTCTTTTTCGCCGCTATGGCAGTAATTTGCTCCTTCCTTACCGGTAATGCCGTTCAGGCCAACACCGTTGCTGACACCATGTACAGCACCTTCCAGATCCCAAGCTGGGCTTCCGGTTTATTTACCGCAACTTTTGTAGGTATCGTGATTGTAGGTGGTATCAAGCGTATTGGGCAGGTTACCTCTCGATTGATGCCCATCATGGCTCTTATCTATGTATTAGGTGCACTTATCATTCTTGCCATTAATGCCGATGACGTGATTCCTGCCTTCGGAACCATCTTTACTTCTGCCTTTACTCCCGAAGCCGGACTGTTTGGTGTAGGTTCAGGGTTATTCCTTACCACTTTGGTTTGGGGAATAAAACGAGGGTTATTTTCCAATGAGGCGGGTCAGGGTTCGGCCCCGATTGCTCACGGTGCTGCTAAAACGGAAGAACCTGTTCGTGAAGGTGTGGTAGCACTGCTTGAACCGTTTATTGATACCATCGTAGTTTGTACTATGACCGGACTTGTAATCGTAAGTACCGGAGTTTGGGAAGAACGCCACGACATGGTTTATGAGCCCGGAAACAGTAATAATGCTGTTGAAATCACCGATGGAAGTAACACCCTGTTGATTGAAGATGGTGAGCCTGTTAACGGTACCGTTGAACGTAATGACTTTCCCACCGGCAAGTTTTTTATCGATGAAGATCAGACTACTGCCTTCTCAGGTACCCTTGTAATGGTTGACGGCGTTGGTGTTTTCACAAACGAAGCCGGTGAAGAAATAGATAATATCTATACCAGCATTATTGAAAACGGGGCCCCGCTAACTTCCCTTGGTTTTAAGAAAGGTCTTGCACCTATTTTCCCTTACGGAGATTATATCGTAACCATATGCGTGCTCCTTTTCGGAGTCTCTACAGCCATCAGCTGGAGTTACTATGGAGATAGATCCATACAGTATCTGGCTGGCGACAAATCCATCATTTACTACAAAGTCGTGTATCTGGGGATGCACTTCCTCGGGGCCATATTCCCGCTGGCTACGGTTTGGGCAATCGGTGATATTGCGCTTGGTTTGATGACCTTCCCGAACATCATCGCCCTGTTTGCCCTTTCAGGTTCTGTTGCGGTAGCCAGTAAGAAGTACTTCAACAAAATGGACGAGCTCGAAGCTAAAGGTGAAATTTAAACATGGAACAGGTTACTGAAATAGATCACCCGGTTGTAAAGCGGTATCTGAGTATCCTCCGGGATAAAAATACAGAGACCGCTCCCTTCCGGCGTGCTATGGGAACGATCGGTACCATCCTTGCAGCTGAGGCACTTACCGACCTTCCCCTTCAGGAATACGAAGTAGAAACCCCCATCCAAACTGCGACCGGCTATAAGCCGGCCGCCGAGGTTTTTGTGATTCCCATCCTCCGGGCCGGATTAAGTTTAGTGGATGGCATCATAAGTTTTATGCCCGATGCTAAAGTAGGGCACATTGGGGTGTACAGAGACGAGGAAACCCATCAGCCGGTTAACTATTACCATAATTTTCCCGGTGGATTAAAGGGAGCATATACACTCGTTGTCGACCCGATGCTTGCCACAGGTGGAAGTGGTTCCCATGCCATCAAATTCCTGAAAGAGAATGGAGCAGATAACATTCGGTTTGTTTCACTGATTTCAGCCCCGGAAGGCATCAAACGACTTCGGGAAGACCATCCGGATGTTCCTATTATTACGGCCGCTATCGATGAAAGGCT is a genomic window containing:
- a CDS encoding alanine/glycine:cation symporter family protein, encoding MEVFEQVVNWLNNLVWSTPEKFPLMVVVLLGFGIFITLRLGFVQIRRFAHGIKSVMGIYDNPDDTGDVNHFQALTTALSATVGIGNIAGVAIAIHYGGPGALFWMWVTAFFGMAIKYTECTLAVKYRIQNADGSVSGGPMYYIEKGLGSNWKWLAVFFAAMAVICSFLTGNAVQANTVADTMYSTFQIPSWASGLFTATFVGIVIVGGIKRIGQVTSRLMPIMALIYVLGALIILAINADDVIPAFGTIFTSAFTPEAGLFGVGSGLFLTTLVWGIKRGLFSNEAGQGSAPIAHGAAKTEEPVREGVVALLEPFIDTIVVCTMTGLVIVSTGVWEERHDMVYEPGNSNNAVEITDGSNTLLIEDGEPVNGTVERNDFPTGKFFIDEDQTTAFSGTLVMVDGVGVFTNEAGEEIDNIYTSIIENGAPLTSLGFKKGLAPIFPYGDYIVTICVLLFGVSTAISWSYYGDRSIQYLAGDKSIIYYKVVYLGMHFLGAIFPLATVWAIGDIALGLMTFPNIIALFALSGSVAVASKKYFNKMDELEAKGEI
- the upp gene encoding uracil phosphoribosyltransferase; protein product: MEQVTEIDHPVVKRYLSILRDKNTETAPFRRAMGTIGTILAAEALTDLPLQEYEVETPIQTATGYKPAAEVFVIPILRAGLSLVDGIISFMPDAKVGHIGVYRDEETHQPVNYYHNFPGGLKGAYTLVVDPMLATGGSGSHAIKFLKENGADNIRFVSLISAPEGIKRLREDHPDVPIITAAIDERLNENAFIVPGLGDAGDRYFGTL